Proteins encoded within one genomic window of Anopheles gambiae chromosome 3, idAnoGambNW_F1_1, whole genome shotgun sequence:
- the LOC1272506 gene encoding sister chromatid cohesion protein DCC1 codes for MIYSQDYARSIDDVRTIVQHAKLDHKNLTNTAQAIYYPRNEEGHDIGNIKLLEVDEHILEEIKKGSEICFKGALNEKVVLCTESRTYEMKEAEISNSLLLVKGLKLAQATSRSPIKSPKGGVNTSMDSSIEEEQEDPDKIDTIDEVERKDVVKIFHDYFELRQVKPKYRKIIDLLRLTRYAGTENEHLIDRSLLFRFKQLLDTVQCSKDEFHEGLKKYRAIEVDDRVRMLDIEYEYRVLTLLLSVVSENSWELDAIDKDVTLEAMQGIIPFEVVDGMFNVYTTPSERTPGRFQYREDLVCAMFAEKILQHGLKFHIDEFLVTWQEALPEGFEANEQYLRGIGIIDREGSVPCVRGLNEADLPMNLLGRLDMLFRTKERWNLEQIEPYIECFATPTVGVTSILAKYTRSLVVKGVRMYVSKH; via the exons ATGATATACAGCCAAGA CTACGCACGCTCCATAGACGATGTGCGCACGATTGTGCAGCACGCCAAACTCGATCACAAAAACCTCACCAACACCGCGCAAGCTATTTACTATCCCCGGAACGAGGAGGGCCACGATATCGGCAACATAAAACTGCTCGAGGTGGACGAACACATCCTGGAGGAGATAAAGAAGGGCAGCGAAATATGCTTCAAGGGTGCGCTGAACGAGAAGGTCGTGCTATGTACCGAGTCGCGCACGTACGAGATGAAGGAAGCGGAAATATCGAACAGCTTGTTGCTGGTGAAGGGTCTTAAGCTCGCTCAAGCCACGAGCCGATCGCCTATCAAAAGTCCCAAGGGAGGTGTCAACACGTCGATGGACAGCAGCAtagaggaggagcaggaggatcCCGACAAGATCGACACGATTGACGAGGTGGAACGGAAGGATGTGGtgaaaatatttcacgacTATTTCGAGCTACGTCAGGTGAAACCAAAGTACCGGAAAATCATCGATCTGCTGCGACTGACGCGGTACGCCGGTACGGAGAACGAGCATTTGATCGATCGGTCGTTACTGTTTCGATTCAAACAGCTGCTCGACACGGTACAGTGCAGTAAGGATGAGTTTCACGAGGGACTAAAGAAGTATCGAGCCATCGAGGTTGATGATCGTGTGCGCATGTTGGACATAGA GTACGAATATCGTGTACTCACATTGCTCCTGTCCGTGGTATCGGAAAACTCCTGGGAACTTGACGCAATCGACAAAGACGTCACGCTGGAGGCGATGCAAGGCATCATACCGTTCGAGGTGGTTGACGGCATGTTTAACGTGTACACCACCCCAAGCGAACGCACGCCGGGCCGTTTCCAGTACCGCGAGGATCTCGTGTGCGCCATGTTTGCCGAAAAAATCCTCCAGCACGGGTTGAAGTTTCATATCGATGAGTTTCTGGTCACCTGGCAGGAAGCATTGCCCGAGGGTTTCGAAGCAAATGAGCAGTATCTGCGTGGCATCGGTATTATTGATCGCGAAGGCAGCGTTCCGTGCGTCCGGGGGCTAAACGAGGCCGATCTTCCGATGAATTTGCTTGGCCGGCTCGATATGCTGTTCCGGACGAAGGAGCGATGGAACCTGGAACAGATTGAACCGTACATTGAGTGTTTTGCGACGCCAACGGTGGGCGTCACCTCGATACTGGCCAAGTACACACGCTCGCTCGTCGTTAAGGGCGTTCGGATGTACGTGTCGAAGCATTAG